In a single window of the Nitrospirota bacterium genome:
- the dinB gene encoding DNA polymerase IV produces the protein MMPSGMKIIMLIDMDAYFASIEQKSNPHLLGKPIGVIGSNKRTIITTASYEARTRGVKTGMNIYEAKAACPEIILVVGNNRKYTYTCSELSRIYMKYTPDVEVYSVDEAFLDVTDTQHLFGGAMRIGAEIKSEIKKLFGINATIGISYNKLMAKLVSDLSKPDGLKMLTKEESKAMLADLPTKELWGIGRHMAEKLRAIGINTCGELGRASSSMLRSRFGIIGERLKAMGQGIDDLAVSSHELHGTGTVKSIGHSMTLPGDIWRKIEIEAYLLKLSEMVGARARKHKYMGSVITVTIRYKSFETYTRQKKLRVYTNDSHSIFSTAMEIIKEQRLKEPIRLLGVSLSGLTEDTGQISLFEEINKRRALLNAVDSINDRYGSSTAGWALYALMETNTGVISPTWRPNGIHKGYI, from the coding sequence ATGATGCCAAGTGGCATGAAAATTATAATGCTCATAGATATGGATGCCTATTTTGCGTCAATTGAGCAAAAGTCCAATCCGCATCTTTTAGGAAAACCCATAGGGGTAATCGGCTCAAACAAAAGAACGATAATAACCACGGCATCCTACGAGGCCAGAACACGCGGCGTTAAGACCGGTATGAATATCTACGAGGCCAAAGCGGCTTGCCCTGAGATTATCCTTGTTGTCGGAAACAACAGAAAATACACTTACACGTGCTCGGAGCTGTCCAGAATCTACATGAAGTACACCCCCGATGTGGAGGTGTACTCGGTGGATGAGGCGTTTCTTGATGTGACTGACACACAACATCTGTTTGGCGGTGCTATGAGGATAGGGGCAGAGATAAAATCCGAAATCAAAAAACTCTTTGGAATAAATGCAACTATAGGGATAAGTTATAACAAGCTGATGGCAAAACTCGTGTCCGATTTATCAAAACCGGATGGTCTTAAGATGTTAACAAAAGAGGAGTCTAAAGCAATGCTTGCAGACCTTCCCACAAAGGAACTTTGGGGAATAGGCAGACATATGGCTGAGAAATTGAGGGCAATAGGGATAAACACCTGCGGGGAGCTTGGGCGCGCCTCATCATCAATGCTAAGAAGCCGCTTTGGCATAATCGGTGAGCGGCTTAAGGCTATGGGACAGGGGATTGATGACTTAGCAGTATCATCACATGAGCTCCACGGCACAGGAACAGTTAAATCCATAGGGCACAGTATGACCCTACCAGGAGACATCTGGCGAAAAATTGAGATAGAGGCATATCTGCTAAAACTTTCAGAGATGGTGGGGGCACGGGCAAGAAAACATAAATACATGGGTTCAGTCATTACTGTGACGATAAGATATAAAAGTTTTGAAACCTATACAAGACAAAAGAAATTGAGAGTATATACAAATGACTCTCACAGCATATTTTCAACCGCTATGGAGATAATAAAAGAGCAGCGGCTTAAAGAGCCGATACGCCTGCTCGGTGTAAGCCTGTCAGGACTGACAGAGGACACGGGGCAGATTTCGTTATTTGAGGAAATTAACAAAAGACGAGCACTTCTTAACGCTGTGGACAGCATAAATGACAGATATGGAAGCTCCACTGCAGGTTGGGCGCTTTATGCGCTAATGGAAACCAACACCGGCGTCATATCCCCGACCTGGAGACCAAACGGCATACATAAAGGTTACATCTGA
- the lexA gene encoding repressor LexA — MTEHGKELTYKQNEVLEFIKEHITTIGYPPTIREICSRFGFRSPVSAKHHVDALKRKGYLRQEPLKQRALEVSGMRMPNLQKIPLLGTVRAGNPTLAIEDIEEYLDIDKSLFNLAAGFALRVKGDSMKDAGILEGDIVFVDKDRVLANGDIGIAMIGDEATVKRIYADGARVRLVPENKNMEAITADAADVLIIGKVAGVVRRF; from the coding sequence GTGACAGAGCATGGAAAGGAACTAACATACAAACAAAATGAAGTCCTTGAGTTTATAAAGGAGCATATTACAACGATAGGGTATCCTCCGACAATACGGGAGATATGCAGCCGGTTTGGGTTTAGAAGTCCGGTATCGGCAAAACATCACGTGGATGCCCTTAAGAGGAAGGGGTATCTAAGGCAGGAACCACTTAAACAAAGAGCGCTGGAGGTCTCCGGCATGAGAATGCCAAACCTGCAGAAAATCCCCCTGCTTGGTACCGTACGGGCTGGAAACCCCACTCTTGCCATTGAGGACATAGAGGAGTATCTTGATATAGATAAGAGCCTCTTTAACCTGGCGGCTGGTTTTGCACTGAGAGTAAAAGGGGACAGCATGAAAGATGCCGGCATACTTGAGGGCGACATCGTGTTTGTGGATAAGGACAGGGTTTTGGCAAATGGAGACATTGGCATAGCAATGATAGGAGATGAAGCAACGGTTAAGAGGATATACGCAGATGGTGCACGTGTAAGATTAGTGCCGGAAAATAAAAACATGGAGGCCATCACTGCAGATGCCGCAGATGTGCTGATAATTGGCAAGGTGGCCGGTGTTGTGAGGAGGTTTTAG
- a CDS encoding response regulator has protein sequence MRILVAEDDFASRTMLQRFLEDYGDVDVVINGAEAVSAFTLALENNQPYSIVCLDVMMPEMDGLTALGKMRIKEKSMKITSENEAKIIITTALDFLQNYHTTSRNRLVRCNDYIIKPIDLEKMAEILEKYGVSKE, from the coding sequence ATGAGAATACTGGTAGCCGAAGATGACTTTGCAAGCCGCACAATGTTGCAGCGTTTTTTAGAAGATTACGGAGATGTAGATGTTGTAATAAACGGAGCGGAGGCGGTTTCTGCTTTCACACTCGCTTTGGAAAATAATCAACCATATAGTATCGTTTGTCTTGATGTTATGATGCCTGAGATGGACGGCCTTACAGCATTAGGAAAGATGCGGATTAAAGAAAAATCTATGAAAATTACATCTGAAAACGAGGCCAAAATTATTATAACCACAGCTTTGGATTTCCTTCAAAACTACCACACTACCAGCCGCAATCGTCTTGTCAGGTGTAATGATTACATTATAAAACCAATTGATTTAGAAAAAATGGCTGAAATTCTTGAAAAATACGGAGTATCCAAAGAATAG
- a CDS encoding response regulator — protein sequence MENTDTYKLHYAYLLRIIILISVLWTVIVLGSLVWNIFDRHKDLMCIAKKEAIANLNKDLAFGNWVASHGGVYVPPDNITPPNPHLTFVPDRDVVTNTNKALTLMNAAYMFRQMMADYDVLYGVKEHVTSLRCLNPINKPDEWETKALKAFESGKRDDIFEVTAINGEPYLRLMRPMIAKKSCLKCHGHQGYKVGDVRGGIDVSVPMTPYLKMERHYILIMVLSHFLFLCLGLAGAFVILKKGKKLIIRETQSKEALKESEKNLINLNKDLEAKVMAKTEKLRKAKESAEEANKAKSAFLANMSHEFRTPMNGIIGMTNLALDTLLDTEQREYLTIVKNSSMHLLDILNDVLDLSKIEAGKMDIKVVDFDLLTAIKTTVEPMALIAANKGLKLNVEISSDVPTALRGDVGLLRQVLLNLIGNSIKFTEKGKIELKVNLPSTALETEPSDFEKPQTLQFSVSDTGIGIPKEKQDIIFDTFTMLEEIATKRFQGTGLGLAIVKKIVAMLGGDIWLESDTGKGSTFYFTAGFLKSSTPSTTTAHKEKIEFKNKHILVVDSNATTNQRIVEMLKNAGFFTDSALSGYEASGKLTFSTIKYDIVILDFQLADMDGFEFAKNMKSMEKLSQVKVIMILAAGLRGDDVQCRALGISGLITKPIYKSDLMEILSLLTANWDNPEAPLLTRHMVLESRKSLNILVTDDNVVNQTLAVKLLDRQGYMSVVAGNGQEAIEKLSKTRFDIVLMDVQMPGMDGLEATKHIRGSKECEINKDVPVIAMTANALRGDRERYLEAGMTDYISKPLDADELYALIEKYTASLQVKPESESTSDDISSVANPVVTNRPAQRTSAMSLNIEKLLKRVKNDENIVRDMWQAFVEDAPRQVAFLKKLFEERSVGELKKQVHLIEGMSANVSATALKSETFRMEVALSKVNDTLADDKQIQTFVENIQFELEKVLKEMNTYLAKPAGKMF from the coding sequence ATGGAAAATACCGACACTTATAAATTACATTATGCATATCTTCTCAGAATAATAATTTTAATTTCTGTTCTATGGACAGTCATTGTCCTGGGATCACTTGTATGGAATATTTTTGACAGACATAAAGATCTTATGTGTATTGCAAAAAAAGAAGCTATTGCAAATTTAAACAAAGACCTTGCATTTGGAAATTGGGTGGCCAGCCATGGAGGTGTCTATGTCCCCCCAGACAACATAACGCCACCAAACCCGCATCTTACTTTTGTTCCAGACAGAGACGTAGTTACAAATACAAACAAAGCATTAACACTTATGAATGCTGCTTATATGTTCAGACAGATGATGGCTGACTATGATGTACTATATGGCGTGAAAGAGCATGTTACGAGTCTTAGGTGCTTAAACCCTATAAATAAACCTGACGAATGGGAAACTAAAGCGCTTAAGGCATTTGAATCCGGTAAGAGAGATGATATATTTGAGGTAACAGCAATTAACGGTGAGCCTTATTTGCGTCTGATGCGCCCTATGATAGCAAAGAAAAGCTGCCTGAAATGCCATGGCCATCAAGGTTATAAAGTTGGGGACGTTCGCGGTGGTATAGATGTCTCTGTGCCTATGACGCCTTATCTCAAGATGGAGAGACATTATATATTGATTATGGTATTATCACACTTTTTATTTTTGTGTTTGGGACTTGCCGGTGCATTTGTTATTTTAAAAAAAGGTAAGAAGCTAATAATAAGAGAAACACAAAGCAAAGAGGCATTAAAAGAGAGTGAGAAAAACTTAATAAACTTAAATAAAGACCTTGAAGCAAAGGTCATGGCAAAAACAGAAAAACTACGCAAAGCAAAAGAGTCGGCAGAAGAGGCAAACAAAGCAAAAAGCGCATTTTTAGCCAATATGAGCCATGAGTTTCGCACTCCTATGAATGGCATAATTGGAATGACTAACCTGGCCCTTGACACTCTCCTTGATACAGAACAGAGGGAGTACCTTACCATAGTTAAAAACTCATCAATGCATCTGCTTGATATTTTAAACGACGTACTGGATCTATCTAAAATAGAGGCCGGTAAGATGGATATCAAGGTGGTGGATTTTGATTTGCTCACAGCAATAAAAACCACGGTAGAACCGATGGCACTTATCGCAGCCAATAAAGGGCTAAAGCTTAATGTGGAAATATCATCGGATGTGCCGACAGCTTTAAGAGGAGATGTGGGGCTGCTTAGACAAGTGCTGCTTAATTTAATCGGGAACTCAATAAAATTTACAGAGAAGGGTAAAATAGAGTTAAAAGTGAATCTGCCCTCCACTGCTTTAGAAACAGAACCTTCAGACTTTGAAAAACCTCAAACATTGCAATTTTCAGTTTCCGATACCGGAATAGGAATTCCAAAAGAGAAACAAGATATAATTTTTGACACCTTTACCATGCTTGAGGAGATTGCAACCAAGAGGTTTCAGGGCACAGGGCTGGGGCTTGCCATAGTGAAAAAGATAGTGGCAATGCTTGGAGGCGATATTTGGTTAGAAAGTGACACAGGTAAGGGTAGCACCTTCTATTTCACCGCCGGGTTTTTAAAATCATCAACCCCCTCCACAACCACCGCTCATAAGGAAAAGATTGAATTTAAGAATAAACACATACTGGTAGTGGACAGTAACGCTACCACAAACCAGAGAATTGTTGAGATGCTGAAAAATGCGGGGTTTTTTACCGATTCGGCTTTAAGCGGCTACGAGGCATCGGGTAAACTTACCTTTTCAACTATTAAATACGACATAGTTATTTTAGATTTTCAACTGGCTGACATGGACGGTTTTGAGTTTGCCAAGAATATGAAATCCATGGAAAAGCTGTCGCAAGTTAAAGTAATTATGATATTAGCAGCCGGCTTAAGAGGAGATGACGTACAGTGCCGTGCTCTTGGCATTTCAGGGCTTATAACCAAACCAATCTATAAATCTGATTTAATGGAAATCCTTTCGCTTCTGACAGCAAACTGGGATAACCCTGAGGCGCCGTTACTGACTCGCCATATGGTGCTGGAGTCAAGAAAGTCACTTAACATTTTGGTAACCGATGATAACGTAGTAAATCAAACACTTGCAGTTAAATTGCTGGACAGACAAGGGTATATGTCTGTTGTAGCAGGAAACGGACAGGAGGCAATAGAAAAACTCTCTAAAACCCGCTTTGATATAGTCCTTATGGATGTGCAGATGCCTGGGATGGATGGTTTAGAAGCAACAAAGCACATAAGAGGCTCAAAAGAGTGTGAGATAAATAAAGATGTACCAGTCATAGCAATGACTGCCAATGCACTAAGAGGAGACAGGGAGCGCTATCTTGAAGCAGGAATGACTGATTATATTTCAAAGCCGCTGGATGCTGATGAGCTATATGCTTTGATTGAAAAATATACGGCGTCATTACAAGTAAAGCCTGAATCTGAATCCACATCGGATGATATTTCCTCCGTTGCCAACCCTGTGGTTACAAACCGTCCGGCTCAACGTACCTCAGCAATGTCATTAAATATAGAGAAGCTGCTAAAGAGAGTTAAAAATGATGAAAATATCGTCAGAGACATGTGGCAGGCGTTTGTTGAAGATGCTCCCAGACAGGTAGCTTTTCTTAAAAAACTGTTTGAAGAAAGAAGTGTCGGAGAGTTAAAAAAGCAGGTTCATTTGATTGAGGGAATGTCTGCCAATGTTAGCGCCACAGCGCTTAAAAGTGAGACCTTTAGAATGGAGGTAGCTCTCTCAAAAGTAAATGATACCTTGGCCGATGATAAACAAATACAAACTTTCGTAGAAAATATACAATTTGAATTAGAGAAAGTTTTAAAAGAGATGAACACTTATCTTGCAAAGCCTGCGGGTAAGATGTTCTGA
- a CDS encoding response regulator: MDVLLQEENSQNNCLIQSVINQVLLVSLEPISLEEQLQKILEIISNISWLSEKTTGCIFLIEDNPDILVMKAQKGISTKLFNLCGYLPLGKCLCGRAAKTGKIIFKSSLDEEHEMIFEGMQDHGHYCIPLMSGEKALGVINLYTLKGHKRDVLEEQCLASVANIMTGIIERKILEKMLEGKTEELLKAKETAEKANKAKSTFLANMSHEFRTPMNGIIGMTNLALDTLLDTEQREYLSIVKNSAMHLLDILNDVLDISKIEAGKIDIKVVDFNLFTAIKTTIEPMAITATNKGLKFNVEISPDVPAALKGDIGMLRQVLVNLIGNSLKFTEKGKIELKVAMAQTPLKMEPSAPDEPQMLHFLVSDTGTGIPKEKQDIIFDTFTMLEDVASRRFEGTGLGLAIVKKIVAIFGGRIWVESESGKGSTFHFTAGFLKSTNPDFAATCEGKIESRNKRILVVDSNNSTNKKIADMIRSEGFQVDTATGGYEASGILNFSAQKHDIVIVDFQLSDMDGFAFSKNMKTIEKLSQVKIIMLVSADLKEVDAQCRESGISGYVAKPIYKSDLIGILSKLIENWDNSEAPLLTRYMVKKSGESLQILLVEDNIVNQTLAIKLLQKNGVTPVVAENGRKAIEKLSKTRFDVVLMDVQMPEMDGLEATKRIRGAKECEINKDVPVIAMTANALRGDRERYLEAGMTDYISKPLDADELYALIEKHSAYGQAMAKTPLIEQESTTQPMGLQQPAQRISVMSLNIEKLLKRVRNDEAIIRDMWQAFVEDAPGQVAFLKKLFDVKNVVELKKQIHLIKGMSANVSASALKSEAFRMEVALSKMNDAFNDDTKMQTFIENIQFELEKVLKEINTYLSKPVGKMF; encoded by the coding sequence ATGGATGTGCTGTTACAAGAAGAAAATAGTCAAAATAATTGCTTAATACAATCCGTGATAAATCAGGTATTGCTGGTATCGCTTGAACCAATTTCCTTAGAGGAACAATTACAAAAGATACTTGAAATAATCAGTAATATCTCATGGCTTTCAGAAAAAACTACCGGATGTATCTTTTTAATAGAAGACAATCCGGATATTCTTGTAATGAAGGCTCAAAAAGGAATTTCCACAAAACTATTTAATTTATGTGGTTATCTGCCATTAGGAAAATGTCTGTGCGGGCGTGCAGCCAAAACAGGTAAGATTATATTTAAATCCTCGTTAGATGAAGAGCATGAGATGATATTTGAGGGTATGCAAGACCACGGACATTACTGTATCCCTCTGATGTCCGGTGAGAAGGCGTTAGGTGTTATAAATCTATATACACTTAAGGGGCATAAACGAGATGTTTTAGAGGAACAATGTTTGGCCTCAGTAGCAAATATAATGACTGGAATAATTGAACGTAAAATCTTAGAAAAAATGCTTGAAGGAAAAACCGAGGAGTTACTCAAAGCGAAAGAGACTGCAGAAAAAGCAAACAAAGCAAAGAGCACATTTTTAGCTAATATGAGCCATGAGTTTCGTACCCCCATGAACGGTATAATTGGAATGACTAACCTTGCGCTGGATACTCTCCTTGATACAGAACAGAGGGAGTATCTCAGCATAGTTAAAAACTCAGCAATGCACCTGCTTGATATTTTAAACGACGTACTTGATATATCTAAAATAGAAGCCGGTAAGATTGACATAAAGGTGGTAGATTTTAATTTGTTTACAGCGATAAAAACCACGATAGAACCTATGGCAATTACGGCAACCAACAAAGGGCTTAAATTTAATGTCGAAATATCACCGGATGTGCCTGCAGCTTTAAAAGGTGATATAGGCATGTTGAGACAGGTGCTGGTTAATCTAATCGGTAACTCTCTGAAGTTTACAGAGAAGGGTAAAATAGAGTTAAAAGTGGCTATGGCTCAAACGCCATTAAAAATGGAACCTTCAGCTCCTGATGAACCACAGATGCTGCACTTTTTAGTCTCCGATACCGGAACAGGCATTCCCAAAGAAAAACAGGATATAATTTTTGACACATTTACCATGCTTGAAGATGTTGCATCCAGGAGGTTTGAAGGTACAGGGCTGGGGCTTGCCATAGTAAAAAAGATTGTAGCAATATTTGGAGGCAGGATTTGGGTGGAAAGTGAGTCAGGTAAGGGCAGCACCTTCCATTTCACCGCAGGGTTTTTAAAATCAACCAACCCTGACTTTGCAGCTACATGTGAAGGGAAGATTGAATCCAGAAATAAGCGCATACTTGTAGTTGACAGTAATAACTCAACAAACAAAAAAATAGCCGATATGATACGCAGCGAGGGATTTCAGGTTGATACAGCCACAGGTGGTTATGAAGCCTCAGGTATCCTTAACTTTTCAGCACAGAAACATGATATTGTAATTGTAGATTTCCAGCTCTCCGATATGGACGGATTTGCATTTTCAAAAAACATGAAAACTATTGAAAAACTATCGCAGGTTAAAATAATCATGCTTGTATCGGCTGATTTAAAAGAAGTTGATGCACAATGCAGGGAATCCGGCATTTCCGGCTACGTAGCCAAACCTATTTATAAGTCTGATTTAATTGGAATACTCTCTAAGTTAATAGAGAATTGGGATAACTCTGAGGCTCCATTGTTAACCCGTTATATGGTGAAAAAATCAGGAGAGTCACTTCAGATTTTGTTAGTTGAAGATAATATCGTAAATCAGACACTTGCCATTAAACTTTTGCAAAAAAATGGGGTTACACCGGTTGTGGCAGAAAATGGACGCAAAGCAATAGAAAAACTCTCTAAAACCCGTTTTGATGTAGTTCTTATGGATGTGCAGATGCCAGAGATGGATGGTTTAGAAGCAACTAAGCGTATAAGAGGGGCAAAAGAGTGTGAGATAAATAAAGACGTGCCTGTAATTGCAATGACTGCCAATGCTCTGAGAGGAGACAGGGAGCGCTATCTTGAAGCAGGAATGACTGATTATATTTCAAAACCGTTGGATGCGGATGAGTTATATGCTTTAATTGAAAAACACAGTGCCTACGGACAAGCAATGGCCAAAACACCTTTAATTGAGCAAGAATCCACTACACAGCCTATGGGTTTACAACAACCAGCTCAACGGATATCTGTAATGTCACTAAATATAGAGAAACTACTAAAGAGAGTTAGAAATGATGAGGCTATCATCAGGGACATGTGGCAGGCGTTTGTTGAGGATGCTCCAGGACAGGTAGCTTTTCTTAAAAAACTGTTTGATGTAAAAAATGTAGTAGAGCTAAAAAAGCAGATTCATCTGATTAAGGGAATGTCTGCCAATGTTAGCGCCTCAGCACTTAAAAGTGAAGCCTTTAGAATGGAGGTAGCACTCTCAAAAATGAATGATGCCTTCAATGATGATACTAAAATGCAAACTTTTATAGAAAATATACAATTTGAATTAGAGAAGGTTTTGAAGGAGATTAACACTTACCTTTCAAAGCCCGTGGGTAAGATGTTCTAA
- a CDS encoding type II toxin-antitoxin system HicA family toxin yields the protein MKAISGKALCRLLEENGWQLRRVNGSHHIYAKDGFITRISVPVHGNEPLKTGLQKHLIKIAGIN from the coding sequence TTGAAGGCCATAAGTGGAAAAGCACTGTGCCGTCTTCTTGAAGAAAATGGATGGCAACTCAGACGTGTTAATGGAAGCCATCATATTTACGCTAAGGACGGTTTTATTACACGTATTTCTGTTCCAGTACATGGAAATGAGCCTCTTAAGACCGGGCTTCAAAAACATCTTATTAAAATCGCTGGAATTAACTAA
- a CDS encoding type II toxin-antitoxin system HicB family antitoxin: MKLKVVVHEAEEGGYWAEVPAIPGCATQGDSFDDLLNNIYEAVEGCLSVDIKDITISGKDKVLEIAV, from the coding sequence ATGAAACTAAAAGTAGTGGTACATGAGGCAGAGGAGGGAGGTTACTGGGCAGAAGTACCGGCAATTCCAGGCTGTGCAACTCAAGGTGATTCATTTGATGACTTGTTAAATAATATTTACGAAGCAGTAGAGGGCTGTTTGTCTGTGGACATTAAAGACATTACCATATCAGGTAAAGATAAAGTTTTAGAGATAGCTGTTTGA
- a CDS encoding Uma2 family endonuclease, with protein METLERDLDLTEIIEGEEIMGPSPFGKHQDIVLNLIKIILFHLEKNNVGKLCVSPLDVIFEEEINRLQPDLLFIRKENMAIFQDWVRGVPDMVCEIVSSGTYVRDTAVKRAIYEKYRVPEYWIVIPEFNAVEILIIEDGKYKTYSFAELEGVVKSKVIDGLEVNIKDVFE; from the coding sequence ATGGAGACTCTTGAAAGAGACTTAGACTTGACGGAAATAATTGAGGGAGAGGAAATTATGGGGCCAAGTCCGTTTGGAAAACATCAGGATATTGTATTGAATCTCATAAAAATAATACTTTTCCATTTAGAAAAAAATAATGTGGGCAAATTGTGCGTTTCCCCTCTTGATGTAATCTTTGAAGAGGAGATTAACAGGCTGCAGCCAGATTTATTATTCATACGGAAAGAGAATATGGCTATTTTTCAGGATTGGGTAAGAGGTGTGCCGGATATGGTATGTGAGATAGTCTCTTCAGGCACCTACGTAAGAGACACAGCCGTAAAAAGAGCAATATATGAAAAATACAGGGTGCCGGAGTACTGGATAGTCATACCGGAGTTTAACGCTGTTGAGATTCTAATCATAGAAGATGGTAAGTATAAGACATATTCCTTTGCAGAACTTGAGGGCGTGGTTAAATCTAAGGTCATAGACGGACTCGAGGTTAATATCAAAGATGTGTTTGAGTAG
- a CDS encoding tetratricopeptide repeat protein, translated as MNIRLSALLFLAALLITVAGCGSAPVVSDSEAKAIKLATEADSEFKAGNYQRALKLYEAALNVDYSYENEYGIGVNIINIARVYREIAKPEDAHRFLEMLLENNTPPFSLPNDVLAEAAFLNGLIYFEGGNQTAAAKWADTALNNCIKSCTTAGKIYNLKARLALDKKQYSEALLLAKKGAELNKAPEQKNELSNSFRIMAKGYENLNKFNDAVKYYTSALQIDKALGEGQKVAADLMGLGTTFLKEGNKQEAQKYFQRALLSYQGLADEKGIATAEDMLKSLNVNDSSP; from the coding sequence ATGAATATCAGGCTAAGTGCATTATTATTTTTGGCAGCACTGCTTATAACTGTCGCAGGCTGCGGCTCTGCCCCTGTTGTATCTGATTCTGAGGCTAAAGCTATAAAACTTGCCACGGAGGCTGACTCCGAATTTAAAGCTGGGAACTACCAAAGAGCGCTTAAACTCTATGAGGCCGCGCTTAATGTGGACTACTCCTATGAAAACGAATACGGGATAGGGGTCAATATAATAAATATTGCAAGGGTTTACAGAGAGATTGCCAAACCTGAGGATGCACACAGATTTCTGGAGATGCTATTAGAGAACAATACTCCCCCTTTTTCGCTCCCTAATGATGTCTTAGCTGAGGCAGCGTTCCTAAACGGTTTGATTTATTTTGAGGGAGGCAATCAGACCGCAGCAGCAAAATGGGCAGATACCGCTCTTAATAACTGTATAAAAAGTTGCACAACAGCCGGAAAAATCTATAATTTAAAAGCCAGACTGGCTCTCGATAAAAAGCAGTACAGCGAAGCTCTGCTGCTTGCTAAAAAAGGGGCAGAGTTAAACAAGGCACCGGAGCAAAAAAATGAGCTCTCAAACTCATTCAGAATAATGGCTAAGGGGTACGAAAACCTGAATAAATTTAACGATGCCGTCAAATACTACACTTCCGCTCTGCAAATAGACAAGGCGCTTGGAGAGGGACAGAAGGTTGCCGCTGACTTAATGGGACTGGGGACAACTTTCCTTAAAGAAGGGAATAAACAAGAAGCTCAGAAATATTTCCAGCGTGCACTGTTGTCATATCAGGGACTGGCCGATGAGAAAGGAATCGCTACAGCCGAGGATATGCTGAAATCTCTTAATGTAAATGATAGTTCCCCGTAA
- a CDS encoding MCE family protein, with product MDILKRTDQRFENIERKVGIFILTGLIGLALALIYMGYKQDFFTAKTILYFYTSSGKGLYEGQQVRLSGFSIGNVEKLNLDDIARLRVSLAIKTKYLKWIKKDSVVTLTKDSFIGDSVIDITTGTKVSGSVKEYDTLEFIADKDFKVMITELRDEIVPVLLDIKNIIKYINDPNGDLKQSIGNFRVFSSELIKTGAHLNVLLKDTDDLVKSKNKELADMMQSTTQLVQRVDASLPPIIKKIDKSVDDINRITTDVSKMTLSASDDVPAIVKKAKTIAGSTDELTDSVKKMWPFRSYITPPSQKLPNTDSSGFK from the coding sequence ATGGACATCTTAAAGAGAACTGATCAGAGATTTGAAAACATAGAACGAAAAGTAGGGATTTTCATTCTTACCGGACTAATCGGCCTTGCTCTTGCTCTCATATACATGGGATATAAGCAGGATTTCTTTACTGCTAAAACAATTCTCTATTTCTACACAAGCAGCGGCAAAGGGCTTTACGAGGGACAGCAGGTCAGGTTAAGCGGATTTTCCATAGGTAACGTGGAAAAACTCAACTTAGACGACATTGCCCGCCTGAGAGTATCCTTGGCCATAAAAACAAAATATCTTAAATGGATAAAGAAAGATTCTGTTGTGACTTTGACTAAGGATAGTTTTATAGGGGACTCCGTGATAGATATAACAACTGGAACTAAGGTTAGCGGCAGTGTCAAAGAGTACGATACCCTTGAGTTTATCGCTGATAAGGATTTTAAAGTAATGATAACTGAGCTTCGTGATGAGATAGTCCCTGTACTTTTGGATATAAAAAATATAATCAAATACATCAACGATCCAAATGGAGACTTAAAACAGTCAATTGGCAACTTTCGTGTGTTCAGCTCCGAACTCATAAAGACCGGAGCTCATCTTAATGTTTTACTTAAGGATACCGATGACCTCGTTAAGTCTAAGAACAAAGAATTAGCAGATATGATGCAAAGTACCACCCAACTGGTACAAAGGGTGGACGCATCCCTGCCGCCAATAATTAAAAAGATTGATAAGAGCGTGGATGACATAAATAGGATAACCACTGATGTCAGCAAGATGACACTATCTGCATCGGATGACGTCCCGGCCATAGTGAAAAAGGCTAAGACAATAGCAGGGAGCACTGATGAGCTAACGGACTCGGTTAAGAAGATGTGGCCCTTCAGATCTTATATAACCCCTCCGTCACAAAAACTCCCTAACACAGACAGCAGCGGTTTTAAATAA